The DNA region AGCGAAGGTGCTGTAGACAGGGCTATTCGGGTTTGGTTTGAACTCAAAAACATCTTGACTAGGTCGATTTTTGGTGCCGGCCTCGCGGATAAACAGACCCTGTTCCTCTAAGGCTTTGACACCAAAAGGATCCGGGTCGTCGATGGCAGGGACGCCAAACATCCCACCGGGCTGTAGAACCGCATCACCTGGTGTCTCACCTTCCGGCAACACGCTCTCATCGGTTATATCGCCCTGCGCCGCCTGGATCGTCTTTATGAGGCCATTGATTTCCCATGGCGGATGGCGGACCTTGCCGGCAAGGATCTCGGTAACAGAGAGACGCTCCCCGTAAAAGCGCTCGTTTTCGTCCGTTCGCTCTATGATGACTGTCCCATCGACTTGTACACCAGCATAGAACCCCCGACTCTTCATGTAGTTGTAGATGGGTGTCTGTCGCTTGTGCACCTCGGACTCGAGAATACCACCCACACCAACGGGGCCGGCGGAAGCACTAATCTCGCCTCCCAGGGTACACCGGAAAGTCTTGAAGGCCTCAAGCGCTTCGGGGGTATTAATAACCACGACGCAATCGTAAATGTCGACACCAGCCAGAAACCCAACACCAGCTGTATGCAGCATGATGCCCGACGGCGGGCTCCATTCACCAGTCTCGGGAATACGGCCGAGAAGCACACCAGCGCCACCGGAACCACTCATCCAAAGCCCAGAGCGCATAGTAGTGAAAATAGCAAGACCCTGCGCACGCTGGATGACCTGGGTCGGAATCCTCTGTATCACGCGCTGCTTGCCCTTGGGCTTATCGATTTTGCCGTCGAAAGTCGTATCGGGTGTTTCATCTTCGGCGTAGAAACCATCTTTACAGAATGAACGAAGAATGCGAGCGGCCTTGTCGCACTCTTTGTCGAGCGACATGGGCCAGAAGGCTTCTGCGCCCAATCGGTAGGATAGACGATTGACGGGATCGCCCAGTTTATCGAGGGTGGACCATGTTTTGTCGAAGCCTTTTTTGGAGGTTCCTTTTGTTTTCTCCCACCAGGAGGATGTTCGCGGCATTTTGTCTACAGTGTGTAGTAGACTGAGAGGGGTGGATGagaagagcagaaaagaggGAAAGCTGCCCAATCTATAAGCCCAGTGGAAGGACCTGAAACGAGGGCCACTCGACGGGAACAGGAAGCATAAGCCGGAGATTTCCCAAAGCGGCCAATGTTTTCGGAGAAAGAATGCAGGTATACAGGTATATATAcagagggatggagggatggataTAGGGATGAATATAACGAAAAGACTCGAAGGGAGGAATAGAATATAAAGATGACGGATAAAATAGAGAACAGTAGAAACAGCCTATAAGATCACAATTCACAGCCGACTCGTCAGCAGCTTGACATCACGACCGGAGGTGGCGATGAGGACTTTCGGAAACCATGGAAATGTATAGGGACTTGTTGCCCGAACGGGAGACGGTTACGAAGAAATGAAAAGATTTCGAAACGAGACAAGGACTTCCCTATATAAATCAAGGGCGGTTTATTTATGATATGGTTCACGCATGGAATATGAGCCATCATAAAGCTATTGTTCGGGCATCCGACTCAAGTGGAGGGTCCATGGTCGATCCGCTAGACGGGTTCTGGAATGTGTCGATGGGGAAAGTGAAACGTTTTCACCCGTCCTTATTATTAGATTCCCGCCAATATATATTGATATTCTTATTATATATTTGTAGTCCGGAGTAGCTATTGCGATTGTTATTCgtgttgttcttcttgtaGAGTCAGTATCTGGAGTATACTCTACATATCACCTCTCCATTATACAGGTAGTCCCGATCGATACCCATAATTCTGACTTCTCGCATGCAGGCGATTTTTCTGCATCCCGGACCGATCGGATGACGAGTCAGATACACTAGTCTGAAATTCACTAGTATCCTATACCGTTGAGTTACTGCTTGTATTCAGGCGATGTAACTGCGAATGTCCGGGCATTCATCTGTCAACGAGGATAATACTTCCTACCTGTCAACATGGTCGTCTTTCCCATCCACCAAAAGTGTCATGATGTTAATCTGGCGCGATCGAATCTGATATGAAAACTGATGATTAAGTTCAAAAATGGCAGAACTCCCGCGATAGGGATAATCGCCCGTTATTGCATATCGAACCGGGCCGCAGACAGGTGATCCTGAAAACATTCCTTGCCAGCAAGGACTCCTAGATCTTCGGTCCCACCTCCAGAGACTCGCTTCTATGGCAGCGGCGGCATGTTCCTGCTGCTACAAAAGTCGAGCCTAAATGCAAACTCCCCGGGCACACAGTACCGGTCTACAATCAGGCCACTGCGGAATTCACTCAGTGAGCAGCGAAAGTGCTAGACGCATTGGCCAGCGTGTTTGTCTCGGAAGTTGTG from Aspergillus chevalieri M1 DNA, chromosome 2, nearly complete sequence includes:
- a CDS encoding lipid-binding SYLF domain-containing protein (COG:S;~EggNog:ENOG410PHQA;~InterPro:IPR007461;~PFAM:PF04366) — protein: MPRTSSWWEKTKGTSKKGFDKTWSTLDKLGDPVNRLSYRLGAEAFWPMSLDKECDKAARILRSFCKDGFYAEDETPDTTFDGKIDKPKGKQRVIQRIPTQVIQRAQGLAIFTTMRSGLWMSGSGGAGVLLGRIPETGEWSPPSGIMLHTAGVGFLAGVDIYDCVVVINTPEALEAFKTFRCTLGGEISASAGPVGVGGILESEVHKRQTPIYNYMKSRGFYAGVQVDGTVIIERTDENERFYGERLSVTEILAGKVRHPPWEINGLIKTIQAAQGDITDESVLPEGETPGDAVLQPGGMFGVPAIDDPDPFGVKALEEQGLFIREAGTKNRPSQDVFEFKPNPNSPVYSTFAAATRGSLESSPRNSWRASVQSYASVDRGVQTDDLPTAPTSASRASSRSRFSPVDKDAIIPEHRQLTISTDRDIDRASVIEDDLEVHEVSSATVSKRGSTMEDYFNQPPLASPTGSRRHSPTFTRARLVTIPKRIPPPLPPRHPQRSTSSSTPVSPVSPIADDNRSVASAGLLNGFSELPLHYMSSNSSSISQTLQEKDEFHSISSESSDRESDNQSHESNTTNDFHEEPHAITHDSKIEMSSYNNVVHAQTT